A genomic window from Alkalihalobacillus sp. AL-G includes:
- a CDS encoding alpha/beta hydrolase, giving the protein MKKLNLEYEIVGDGTTTLIIESGIGGSFYNWKPLVNKIKESFTIVLYHRSGYGKSQSSNEPRTTRNIASELHSLTEKIGVKEKFVLLGHSFGGLCAQHFAKMYPNQLKGVVLVDSTSHNFQQLYDLDVPVMNSMISIEKMVESCLTNSELSQQELQVKYTDMLTEYSKKASDRDAKGMEEFVTNPRLYKTTAAEFENWGTSSADIKNSGVFPNVPLIVIARDKEFAAKPWLDHSIPKEEAALYEDVWRDLQVELSELSTKGELIIAENSDHEVHIDRPDIVIQSLDQFF; this is encoded by the coding sequence TTGAAAAAATTGAATTTAGAATATGAAATAGTTGGGGATGGAACGACAACGCTTATCATCGAATCCGGCATTGGGGGATCGTTTTACAATTGGAAGCCGTTAGTTAACAAGATAAAGGAATCTTTTACGATCGTTTTATATCATCGCTCTGGGTATGGGAAAAGCCAATCTTCAAATGAACCTAGAACGACCCGGAATATTGCTAGTGAATTACATAGTCTCACTGAAAAAATAGGGGTAAAAGAGAAATTCGTATTATTGGGGCATTCGTTTGGAGGGTTATGTGCACAGCACTTTGCTAAAATGTATCCTAACCAATTAAAGGGTGTCGTTCTTGTTGATTCTACCTCGCATAATTTTCAACAGTTGTACGATTTGGACGTACCAGTTATGAATTCGATGATCAGTATCGAAAAAATGGTCGAAAGCTGTCTAACGAATTCCGAACTATCACAACAGGAACTACAAGTGAAATACACAGATATGTTAACTGAGTATAGTAAGAAGGCTTCTGATCGTGATGCAAAAGGAATGGAAGAGTTCGTCACAAATCCCCGTCTTTATAAAACGACAGCTGCCGAATTTGAAAATTGGGGTACAAGTAGTGCGGACATTAAGAATAGCGGGGTTTTTCCTAACGTTCCACTAATCGTAATTGCAAGAGATAAGGAATTCGCTGCAAAGCCTTGGCTTGATCATAGCATTCCGAAAGAAGAAGCTGCTTTATATGAAGATGTATGGCGTGATCTACAAGTAGAGTTATCTGAGCTATCAACGAAAGGTGAACTCATCATCGCAGAAAACAGTGATCATGAAGTCCACATAGATAGACCGGACATCGTCATCCAATCATTAGATCAGTTCTTTTAA